The following are encoded together in the Hemicordylus capensis ecotype Gifberg chromosome 4, rHemCap1.1.pri, whole genome shotgun sequence genome:
- the LOC128322563 gene encoding embryonic pepsinogen-like gives MKHLAVLFTIVALSECLVQIPLERGQKLRDHLKEKNLLESFLQKYNYDIGTKYQPAVTKAALVANEPLLNFLDSEYYGTIYIGTPPQTFTVVFDTGSSNLWVPSTYCSSTACQNHNRFNPSQSSTFRSTQQTVSIQYGTGSMTGIFGYDTVLVAGLTDSNQIFGLSTSEPGIIFVYSKFDGILGLGYPTIASGRVTPVFDNLMNSGLVQQDLFSVYLSREKTGSVLTLGGIDESHYTGSINWIPVTEQGYWQIAVDGIFVNGQAIACSGGCQAIVDTGTSLLAGPPAEISSLQNVIGATPGQYSEYDINCSNLPNMPDVVFVISGIQYPLTPSAYTNQANQGECTSGFQNTSGDLWILGDVFIREYFSVFDRGNNQVGLAKAL, from the exons ATGAAGCACCTTGCAGTTCTCTTCACTATTGTTGCACTCTCTGAGTGTCTCGTTCA GATTCCATTGGAAAGAGGGCAGAAACTGAGAGACCATCTCAAGGAGAAAAATTTGCTGGAAAGTTTTCTTCAGAAATATAATTATGACATTGGTACAAAATATCAACCAGCTGTTACTAAAGCTGCCCTGGTGGCTAATGAACCACTTCTGAACTTCTTAGAT TCAGAATACTATGGAACAATCTACATTGGAACCCCGCCACAGACGTTCACTGTTGTGTTTGACACTGGATCATCCAATCTCTGGGTACCCTCTACCTACTGCAGTAGTACAGCATGTC AAAACCATAACAGGTTTAACCCATCTCAGTCTTCCACCTTCAGAAGCACACAACAGACAGTATCCATTCAGTATGGCACAGGAAGCATGACGGGAATCTTTGGCTATGACACAGTGCTG GTTGCTGGTCTTACTGATTCCAATCAGATATTTGGCTTAAGCACAAGTGAGCCTGGCATCATCTTTGTCTATTCTAAATTTGATGGGATCCTGGGCTTAGGCTACCCTACTATTGCTTCTGGCAGAGTGACTCCTGTCTTTGATAACTTGATGAACTCAGGCCTAGTGCAGCAAGATTTGTTTTCTGTTTATCTTAGCCG AGAAAAAACTGGGAGTGTGCTCACTTTGGGTGGAATTGATGAGTCTCACTACACTGGTTCTATTAACTGGATACCTGTCACAGAACAAGGTTACTGGCAGATTGCGGTGGATGG CATTTTCGTGAATGGCCAGGCCATTGCCTGCAGTGGTGGCTGTCAAGCGATTGTTGACACAGGGACCTCCCTCTTGGCTGGCCCACCAGCTGAAATAAGTAGCCTGCAAAATGTTATTGGAGCTACTCCAGGCCAATATAGCGAG TATGACATCAACTGCAGTAACCTCCCCAATATGCCTGATGTTGTTTTTGTGATCAGTGGAATCCAGTATCCTCTGACCCCATCTGCCTACACTAATCAG GCAAATCAAGGAGAGTGCACCAGTGGTTTCCAAAACACATCTGGTGACCTCTGGATCCTAGGAGATGTGTTCATAAGGGAATACTTCAGCGTTTTTGACAGAGGAAACAACCAAGTTGGACTGGCAAAGGCACTTTAG